A region of the Clostridium estertheticum subsp. estertheticum genome:
AGGAATAAACTGGGGTTCTATTTTAGTTGGAGTAGGTTGTATAGTTGGAATGATATCTACAATTTTAGTTGTGCTTTATGGACAGGTAAGAATATTTATGGTAATGTCTAGAGATGGATTATTACCAAAGTTATTTTCAAAAATCCATAAAAAGTATAAAACACCATACATAGCAACAATTATTACAGGTGTCATTGCTGCAATAATAGCAGGATTTTTACCATTAGATATTATTGTCCAATTTTTGAGTATTGGAACTCTTTTAGGATTTATAGTTGTAGCCTTAAGTGTGATAGTACTTAGAAAAAAGATGCCAGATTTCAATAGAACTTTTATGTGTCCACTTGTACCAGTAACACCAATACTTGCTATAATTTGTTGTTTGGTTTTATTAAGTAGACTTGGAATTAAAACATGGATAGGATTTATAGTTTGGTTAATAATTGGAATTATTACATACATAGTATATGGTAGAAAACATAGTGTTATTCAAAATGAAAATAGTTCAATACAGTAAAATATGATGAATAAATAAGCTTACCATTTAAAATAAATGGTAAGCTTATTTTATTATAAGTATAATTTAGTATCAATTCGTCTATCGTAGTCTGACCAATTACCGGGTTCTGTTTTATCCTTCATTTGAGAAATTTTATTCATAGTAGCATCTGTGGAATCAGCAAAATTAACTATAAATGATTCTTCCATTTTCATTCCTCTTGGAGAACCAAATTCAGGCTTTCCGTGATGCTGAACTAAACATCCCTTTATCCTAGTAATAAAATCTTCAGAATAAAGTGATTCATTCTCTCGAATAGCTCTATCTAATAACTCTACTCCAATAACAATATGACCTTCCATTTCTCCTCTAAGGGTATATTTAAAAGGACCATCATAATATAATTCATAAATCTTCCCAATATCATGAAGTTTTGCTGCAAGTACCGCTATCTCAGTTCGTTTACATTCATATCTTTCACAAAGTGTAGCAGTTAAATACATAACATTTAATGTATGTTCTGCAAGACCACCTATATAATTATGATGCATAGATACTCCGCCTATTCCTCTTTGAAATTTATCTAAGAATAGTTTATCCTTAAAGAAATAGTCATTTAAGGCTTTACCCTCATTTGAAATAATGTACTTATT
Encoded here:
- a CDS encoding 3'-5' exoribonuclease YhaM family protein, which encodes MITKENFLNDIKSGTNIKISLMVMKIMFKDASKFVCILVDKSGEVKANIPSKNGDITEGSVLEVEGFKDKNLDVKKYKFILDYNLSDYLPTVKRPIEDIMNEMDTLTNKYIISNEGKALNDYFFKDKLFLDKFQRGIGGVSMHHNYIGGLAEHTLNVMYLTATLCERYECKRTEIAVLAAKLHDIGKIYELYYDGPFKYTLRGEMEGHIVIGVELLDRAIRENESLYSEDFITRIKGCLVQHHGKPEFGSPRGMKMEESFIVNFADSTDATMNKISQMKDKTEPGNWSDYDRRIDTKLYL